A stretch of the Glutamicibacter sp. JL.03c genome encodes the following:
- the galE gene encoding UDP-glucose 4-epimerase GalE has protein sequence MHVLVTGGAGYIGSHAVLLLLEAGHKVSVFDNLSNSSPESLRRVREMSGAAPELFIGDLLDSDRLDSVLSQTQPDAVIHFGGLKAVGESVQKPISYYQNNVVGTLNLVSAMEKAGVKRLVFSSSATVYAESTELPLVEGAQRDASNPYGRTKLHNEQILEDLAVSDSSWSIATLRYFNPVGAHPSGNIGEDPQGIPNNLMPFIAQVAVGRRSEVQVFGNDYPTYDGTGVRDYIHVMDLAQGHLDALDFLNSHNGQYVWNLGTGSGTSVLDVIGAFSRACGRQLPYKLVDRRPGDIAEYYGDPTTARLELGWKAERGVEEMARDMWEWQSKNPAGYPDYDLDGISEEEINEFIRGARASIVKE, from the coding sequence ATGCACGTACTGGTAACTGGCGGTGCAGGCTACATAGGCTCGCACGCTGTGCTCCTATTGCTCGAAGCTGGCCACAAGGTTTCTGTCTTCGATAATCTCAGCAATTCTTCACCTGAATCATTACGCCGAGTTCGAGAAATGTCTGGTGCAGCTCCGGAGCTATTCATTGGCGATTTGCTTGACAGCGACCGGTTGGATTCAGTTTTGAGCCAGACCCAGCCTGACGCTGTAATTCATTTCGGCGGGTTGAAGGCTGTTGGCGAATCAGTACAGAAGCCGATTTCCTATTACCAGAACAATGTTGTTGGTACCTTGAACCTGGTATCCGCGATGGAAAAGGCCGGCGTGAAGCGTTTGGTCTTCAGTTCTTCCGCAACCGTCTACGCCGAGTCCACCGAATTGCCGCTGGTTGAAGGCGCCCAGCGCGATGCCTCAAACCCCTATGGCCGCACCAAGTTGCACAACGAGCAGATCCTTGAAGACCTTGCAGTCTCCGACTCCTCGTGGTCCATCGCCACCTTGCGCTACTTCAACCCGGTCGGCGCCCATCCATCGGGCAATATCGGCGAGGATCCGCAAGGCATTCCGAACAACCTCATGCCTTTTATTGCTCAGGTCGCCGTTGGGCGCCGAAGTGAAGTCCAGGTCTTCGGCAATGATTACCCAACCTATGACGGTACGGGTGTACGCGACTACATTCACGTCATGGATCTAGCCCAGGGGCACCTGGACGCATTGGACTTCCTGAATAGCCACAATGGGCAGTACGTGTGGAACCTCGGAACTGGAAGCGGCACCAGCGTCCTTGACGTCATCGGCGCATTTTCACGAGCCTGCGGCCGTCAGTTGCCATACAAATTGGTAGACCGCCGCCCAGGCGACATTGCCGAGTATTACGGTGATCCAACCACAGCTCGTCTGGAGCTCGGTTGGAAGGCCGAACGCGGCGTTGAGGAAATGGCCCGAGATATGTGGGAATGGCAGTCCAAAAACCCTGCCGGATACCCGGATTATGATCTTGACGGAATTTCTGAAGAAGAAATTAACGAATTCATTCGCGGGGCCCGCGCATCAATCGTCAAAGAATAG
- a CDS encoding fumarylacetoacetate hydrolase family protein, with protein sequence MKIARFVVDGDPLYGVVDGNDIHVLAGDPFFQGIKTTGATHSLDDVRLVAPIIPRSKVVGFGRTYREHAKELGNEVPQEPLIFLKPNTSVVGHGDPVTLPAFSDEVSFEGELAVVIGRICKDVPADKAQDVIFGYTVANDLTARDAQRKDPQWARAKGFDGSCPLGPWIETELSDPDDVSIVTRVNGEIRQDGSTNEMIWPVNELVAQASEAFTLLPGDVIMTGTPAGVGLVNAGDVVEIDVEGIGSLRSVFRR encoded by the coding sequence ATGAAAATTGCAAGATTTGTAGTAGACGGTGACCCTCTTTATGGAGTCGTTGATGGAAACGACATCCATGTCCTAGCAGGTGACCCTTTCTTCCAGGGGATCAAGACCACCGGTGCAACCCACAGTCTTGACGATGTTCGACTGGTGGCTCCAATCATCCCGCGCTCCAAGGTGGTCGGTTTCGGACGCACTTACCGCGAGCATGCCAAGGAACTCGGCAACGAAGTCCCGCAGGAACCACTGATATTCCTGAAGCCAAATACTTCTGTGGTTGGCCACGGGGATCCTGTCACCTTGCCGGCGTTTTCAGATGAGGTTTCCTTCGAAGGGGAGCTCGCTGTAGTTATCGGACGTATTTGCAAGGACGTACCAGCTGACAAAGCCCAGGACGTGATTTTCGGTTACACCGTTGCCAATGACCTGACGGCGCGCGACGCGCAGCGTAAGGACCCTCAGTGGGCCCGTGCCAAGGGATTTGATGGTTCTTGCCCATTGGGCCCGTGGATTGAAACAGAACTATCTGATCCGGATGATGTCAGCATTGTCACCCGAGTCAACGGCGAAATCCGGCAAGACGGATCAACCAACGAAATGATCTGGCCCGTTAATGAACTTGTTGCCCAAGCTTCCGAGGCATTTACTCTTTTGCCAGGAGATGTCATTATGACCGGGACTCCTGCAGGCGTGGGATTAGTTAATGCCGGCGATGTTGTCGAAATTGATGTTGAAGGTATCGGTTCATTACGAAGTGTATTCCGACGCTGA
- the gltX gene encoding glutamate--tRNA ligase yields the protein MTDLSLIPVVTEDTPVRVRFCPSPTGTPHVGLIRTALFNWAYARHTGGRMIFRIEDTDAKRDSEESYNQVLDALGWLGIDWDEGVNVGGPHEPYRQSQRGEIYQDVIAKLRAAGHVYESYSTPEEIEARHKAAGRDPKLGYDNFDRELTDEQKAAFKAEGREPVLRVRMPDHDVTFDDLVRGEITFKAGSVPDFVVVRANGQPLYTLVNPVDDALMGITHVLRGEDLLSSTPRQVVLYALLHDIGVAQYMPRFGHLPYVMGQGNKKLSKRDPESSLFLHRDNGFIPEGLLNYLALLGWSLSADEDIFSREQLVEAFDVTDVLSNPARFDVKKAEAINGTHVRMLEPQDFRDRLVPYLQAAELVGSELTARENEILDQAAPLVQERIALLGEATDMLEFLFKSDDEIVIADNALKGMPANLVEVVEASIETLEALSDWNAETIQGALRAKLVDELELKPRQAFGPARVAISGKRVSPPLFESMEILGRDSSLNRLRAFGASR from the coding sequence ATGACTGATCTATCGCTGATTCCTGTAGTAACCGAAGACACCCCGGTACGCGTCCGCTTTTGCCCATCACCCACTGGTACGCCACACGTTGGCCTGATTCGCACGGCCCTGTTCAACTGGGCCTATGCTCGTCACACCGGTGGCAGGATGATTTTCCGCATCGAAGACACCGATGCCAAGCGTGACTCGGAAGAAAGCTACAACCAAGTACTCGATGCCTTGGGCTGGTTGGGTATCGACTGGGATGAAGGCGTAAACGTCGGGGGACCGCACGAGCCATACCGCCAGTCTCAGCGAGGCGAGATCTACCAAGACGTCATTGCCAAGCTGCGCGCGGCCGGTCACGTTTACGAGTCCTACTCGACTCCAGAAGAGATCGAGGCGCGCCACAAGGCAGCTGGCCGAGACCCAAAGCTTGGGTACGACAACTTCGACCGCGAACTCACTGATGAGCAGAAAGCCGCTTTCAAGGCTGAAGGGCGTGAACCTGTTCTCCGTGTACGCATGCCAGATCACGATGTCACCTTCGACGACTTGGTCCGCGGAGAAATCACGTTCAAGGCCGGCAGTGTTCCGGACTTCGTAGTCGTTCGCGCCAATGGACAGCCGCTGTACACCTTGGTCAACCCCGTTGACGATGCATTGATGGGTATCACCCACGTGCTTCGTGGCGAAGACCTGCTGTCCTCAACTCCTCGCCAGGTGGTGCTGTACGCGCTGCTTCACGATATTGGTGTTGCTCAGTACATGCCTCGTTTTGGCCACCTCCCATACGTCATGGGCCAGGGCAACAAGAAGCTGTCCAAGCGTGATCCAGAATCAAGCTTGTTCTTGCACCGCGACAACGGGTTTATCCCGGAGGGCTTGCTGAACTACTTGGCACTGCTCGGATGGTCGCTCAGCGCAGACGAGGACATCTTCTCCCGCGAACAGCTCGTTGAGGCATTCGACGTAACTGATGTCCTTTCGAACCCGGCTCGATTCGACGTCAAGAAGGCAGAAGCAATCAACGGCACGCACGTGCGCATGCTTGAGCCGCAGGACTTCCGCGACCGACTGGTTCCTTACCTTCAAGCTGCAGAACTGGTCGGCTCGGAGCTGACTGCACGTGAGAATGAAATCCTTGATCAGGCAGCTCCATTGGTCCAGGAACGCATCGCGCTCCTAGGCGAAGCCACTGACATGCTTGAATTCCTTTTCAAGTCTGACGATGAAATCGTCATTGCCGACAACGCGCTCAAGGGAATGCCTGCCAACCTTGTCGAGGTTGTAGAGGCTTCGATTGAAACACTGGAAGCTCTGTCAGATTGGAACGCGGAAACTATCCAGGGTGCACTTCGTGCCAAACTGGTAGACGAGTTGGAACTCAAGCCACGACAGGCCTTCGGCCCTGCGCGCGTAGCTATCTCCGGCAAACGAGTTTCGCCACCGCTCTTCGAGTCCATGGAAATCCTGGGACGCGATTCGAGCCTTAACCGTCTACGCGCATTTGGAGCGTCTCGGTAA
- a CDS encoding dynamin family protein gives MESNSDQTNPATGDAAGRAKTSDITIGSLAELRSILTDLVFAKNQSSAASESEQLRDKTLHQISDYLIPRVSNLGAPLLAVVGGSTGSGKSTLVNSLIGEQISISGAVRPTTRTPVLAFNPVDQPFFESDRVLPELTRVSGGGFALTGDSSRNDALLMKPHANVPQGLAILDAPDIDSVSDDNRALAGQLLNAADLWIFVTTANRYADALPWELLTDAGVRDITVSVVLNRVPKGAERDIVPDLRRLLNEKNLDPALLHVFNETHLNDEKLLPGEQVEPLLAWLNALAADATKRQEVAAQTLAGALRRSTADVGELLAELQDQEQQIEDLRQLTKERFAQAHERINAALNDGSLLRGEILARWQDFVGAGELLRGIEGAIGRVRDRVGAFFSGRPPATHRVEQAIESGLHTVFIAEITKACHDVDRSWKNTPLGQVLRADLVSPRPPNDLDAQAADSIRLWQKDILDMIREEGAGKRKTARMAAFGVNGVAVILMVVVFASTAGLTGLEIGIAGGSAVVGQKLLEAIFGEDAVRRMAARARKMLDARAEALIGTSVQLYADGLDHLAQPEAALALNKVTDRLNGKGPK, from the coding sequence ATGGAGTCGAACTCAGATCAGACAAACCCTGCAACGGGTGATGCCGCTGGAAGGGCAAAAACCAGTGACATTACCATTGGGAGCCTCGCGGAATTACGTAGCATACTCACGGATCTTGTTTTCGCCAAAAATCAGTCTTCTGCGGCATCTGAAAGCGAACAGCTTCGTGATAAGACGCTGCACCAGATATCCGACTATCTGATTCCACGTGTCTCGAACTTGGGGGCGCCGTTATTGGCAGTCGTTGGAGGTTCCACTGGCTCCGGCAAATCGACACTGGTTAATTCACTCATCGGGGAGCAAATCAGTATTTCCGGCGCCGTCCGGCCAACCACTCGAACTCCTGTCCTCGCTTTTAATCCCGTTGATCAGCCCTTCTTCGAATCAGATCGCGTGCTCCCGGAGCTCACCCGCGTTTCAGGGGGCGGTTTTGCGTTAACCGGTGATTCGTCTCGAAATGATGCGCTCTTGATGAAGCCGCACGCGAACGTGCCCCAGGGGCTGGCGATCCTGGATGCACCGGATATCGACTCAGTATCAGACGACAACCGGGCGCTTGCAGGGCAGCTGCTTAACGCCGCTGATTTGTGGATTTTCGTAACTACAGCCAACCGCTACGCAGACGCACTGCCATGGGAACTGCTGACAGATGCCGGCGTCAGGGACATTACCGTCTCCGTCGTACTCAACCGAGTTCCCAAGGGTGCCGAGCGGGATATCGTGCCCGACTTGCGTCGCCTGCTGAATGAAAAGAATCTGGATCCAGCCCTGCTGCACGTCTTTAACGAGACGCATCTGAACGACGAGAAACTCCTGCCGGGGGAGCAAGTCGAACCCCTGTTGGCCTGGCTCAATGCCTTGGCCGCTGACGCCACCAAGCGTCAAGAGGTCGCTGCGCAAACACTGGCGGGGGCCTTGCGTCGAAGCACGGCCGATGTCGGAGAGCTACTGGCCGAATTGCAAGACCAGGAGCAGCAGATTGAAGACCTGCGTCAGTTGACCAAAGAGAGATTTGCCCAGGCTCACGAACGCATCAATGCAGCGCTCAACGACGGATCGCTATTACGCGGAGAAATTCTGGCCCGATGGCAAGATTTTGTCGGGGCAGGGGAGCTGCTTCGCGGGATCGAGGGAGCTATTGGTCGTGTCCGCGACAGGGTAGGAGCTTTTTTCTCCGGGCGGCCTCCGGCCACACATCGAGTTGAGCAAGCTATTGAATCAGGCTTGCACACGGTGTTCATCGCAGAAATCACTAAGGCCTGCCATGACGTCGACAGGTCTTGGAAGAACACGCCATTGGGCCAAGTTCTCCGCGCAGATCTGGTTTCGCCGCGGCCACCCAATGATCTTGATGCGCAAGCTGCTGACAGTATCCGCCTCTGGCAAAAAGACATTCTCGATATGATCCGTGAAGAAGGCGCCGGCAAGCGGAAGACCGCCCGCATGGCGGCCTTCGGGGTCAACGGCGTCGCGGTCATTTTGATGGTTGTCGTATTTGCCTCGACCGCGGGATTGACCGGACTGGAAATCGGCATTGCCGGCGGGTCTGCTGTAGTGGGCCAGAAGCTGTTGGAAGCGATATTCGGCGAGGATGCTGTCCGGCGCATGGCAGCCAGAGCGCGCAAGATGTTGGACGCACGAGCGGAAGCTTTGATTGGCACGAGCGTGCAGCTGTACGCGGACGGACTGGATCACCTGGCGCAACCGGAAGCGGCCCTGGCCTTGAACAAAGTCACTGATCGATTGAATGGCAAGGGGCCCAAATAA
- a CDS encoding sensor histidine kinase: protein MKEELIFANPHRRIDGWIRANPRRIDFITGLIYTLFCVPGTLGFAGAMSVSAVLSIFAIALLQTVPLMVRRRYPWAATLVVAFGHILQLGFDSLVLPSQFSVPIMVYTMAVYGKRWQSFTALALGLTGAVLATFSMFNPFRDVSDPTPSMTLNMLVSFVGLALVVTVSWTFGDLARTRRLAMKSLKDHAERLEKERVMERALAASDERNHIAREMHDIVAHSLSVIITQANGARYAAVNDPQIAIDTLKTVSDTGRASLKEMRRLLGVLRKDEELQNRPLPGLSDISDLVELAKNSGLTVQLTTHGTPRKELPAGAELTAYRCVQESLTNVLKHGGANAVAGVILEWTFRGLELQIKDDGRGAGAIKLEGAGQGLLGMKERVALYEGTCNAGPQSSGGFAVAVFIPYSED, encoded by the coding sequence TTGAAGGAAGAATTGATTTTTGCCAATCCCCACCGTCGAATTGACGGTTGGATCCGAGCGAATCCACGACGAATAGACTTCATCACGGGTCTGATCTACACCCTATTCTGCGTGCCCGGAACACTCGGTTTCGCGGGCGCGATGTCAGTCTCTGCGGTGCTTTCAATCTTCGCCATCGCCCTGTTGCAAACCGTCCCCTTGATGGTAAGAAGGCGATACCCCTGGGCAGCGACACTTGTCGTCGCATTCGGCCACATCCTGCAGCTCGGCTTTGACAGCCTCGTGCTGCCATCGCAATTCTCGGTACCCATCATGGTTTACACGATGGCAGTGTACGGAAAGCGCTGGCAGTCCTTCACCGCCCTTGCCCTTGGCCTGACCGGTGCCGTCTTGGCCACATTCAGCATGTTCAACCCCTTCCGCGACGTTTCTGACCCCACGCCGTCGATGACTCTGAACATGTTGGTATCTTTTGTGGGTCTTGCTCTCGTTGTCACCGTCTCGTGGACCTTTGGCGACCTTGCGCGCACTCGACGCTTGGCCATGAAATCACTAAAGGATCATGCCGAACGGCTTGAAAAAGAGCGCGTCATGGAAAGAGCCCTGGCCGCGTCTGATGAACGCAATCATATTGCCAGGGAAATGCACGACATCGTTGCCCACTCGCTATCTGTCATCATCACGCAGGCGAATGGTGCTCGCTATGCAGCGGTCAATGACCCACAGATTGCCATTGATACTCTCAAGACAGTGTCCGACACCGGGCGCGCCTCACTCAAGGAAATGCGCAGACTCCTCGGCGTCCTCCGTAAAGACGAAGAACTTCAGAATCGGCCCTTGCCCGGCCTATCCGACATCTCAGATCTCGTGGAGTTAGCCAAGAATTCAGGCCTGACGGTGCAACTGACCACACACGGTACTCCACGAAAAGAACTGCCTGCTGGGGCTGAGCTCACCGCGTACCGTTGCGTTCAAGAATCACTGACTAATGTGCTCAAGCATGGCGGTGCTAACGCTGTCGCCGGGGTAATCCTCGAATGGACGTTCCGAGGCCTAGAGCTGCAGATCAAAGACGATGGGCGCGGCGCAGGAGCTATCAAGCTAGAAGGCGCCGGCCAGGGGCTGCTCGGCATGAAGGAACGCGTAGCCTTGTACGAGGGAACATGCAACGCTGGCCCACAATCTTCCGGCGGATTCGCCGTCGCCGTATTCATTCCATACTCCGAGGACTGA
- a CDS encoding GTPase, whose translation MAERKVVRAVNGLNQQIDSVIGAMELAEPYLDAESIDLAASVIRKSESRRQLSSEHVVVGLFGATGSGKSSLFNALVGEELASTGVIRPTTANTVAAIWDTTGANELLDWLEVTDRHVIEERAGLRRRSSKKDLDAGLLLLDLPDMDSTRVEHHQIAARLVGQVDFLVWVLDPQKYADASIHHGYLNSLQSQQGNILIVLNQMDRVAESDRKIIVSSLRDTLASSGLERLPIVCASATTGEGLDEVQKLISAAARNKAISTRRLRADVDQVVHQLHGQLSVEKVRQPSQLHQSELERTIANAHGAQYIADAVETSYKLRAARRTGWPVTTWLIRLRNDPLQRMNLGRNRDEPELSITSRPELSAAESSAIDHAIDKYVQQATEELPESWHEPIREQVAGNVEHLDGAVDAAIASTHLGVEKASWWWPVVKFIQWFSLLAALAGALWLAAYPVAGYFQFDLPSAPRVEGVAVPTLVLAIGLLLGIVLGVACSFVNRIVAKVKRRKALRNIERSVSSLVRTAIVEPVDEYLTTYNGYASLITSAAKKAD comes from the coding sequence ATGGCTGAACGAAAAGTAGTCCGAGCTGTTAATGGTCTGAATCAGCAGATAGACAGCGTTATCGGCGCCATGGAGCTAGCTGAACCATATCTGGATGCGGAAAGCATCGATTTGGCGGCCTCGGTCATCAGGAAATCGGAATCACGTCGACAGCTATCCTCGGAACACGTAGTTGTGGGTCTCTTTGGCGCAACGGGTAGCGGCAAGTCGTCACTCTTCAACGCTCTCGTTGGAGAGGAATTGGCATCAACAGGCGTGATTCGTCCCACGACGGCAAATACAGTAGCTGCCATTTGGGATACGACAGGCGCCAATGAGCTTCTGGACTGGCTTGAAGTGACAGATCGCCACGTCATCGAAGAGAGAGCAGGGCTTCGACGCCGATCTTCGAAAAAAGACCTTGATGCGGGGCTATTGCTCCTGGATCTGCCGGATATGGATTCGACGCGGGTAGAGCATCATCAAATTGCCGCGCGTCTGGTGGGTCAGGTGGATTTCCTGGTTTGGGTTCTTGATCCCCAGAAGTACGCGGATGCATCCATTCACCATGGTTATCTCAACTCCTTGCAAAGCCAACAGGGAAATATTCTGATTGTTTTGAACCAGATGGATCGAGTGGCTGAGTCTGACCGCAAGATCATTGTTAGTTCCTTGCGCGATACTCTCGCTTCGTCCGGGCTGGAACGACTTCCGATTGTCTGCGCGTCGGCCACCACCGGGGAAGGGCTGGACGAAGTCCAAAAGCTGATCTCTGCTGCTGCAAGAAACAAGGCTATCTCCACGCGCCGGCTGAGGGCTGACGTTGACCAGGTAGTGCACCAGTTGCATGGACAATTAAGCGTTGAAAAAGTACGTCAGCCAAGCCAATTGCATCAATCCGAATTGGAACGAACGATCGCCAATGCCCACGGCGCACAATATATTGCAGACGCGGTAGAGACTTCGTACAAGCTTCGGGCAGCCCGGCGTACTGGTTGGCCAGTGACCACCTGGCTGATTCGACTGCGCAACGATCCATTGCAGCGCATGAACTTGGGGCGGAATCGGGATGAACCCGAATTGTCCATTACCTCGCGTCCAGAACTATCTGCGGCCGAATCTTCGGCCATTGACCATGCCATCGACAAGTATGTTCAGCAGGCCACCGAAGAACTGCCTGAGAGTTGGCATGAACCAATTCGAGAACAGGTCGCGGGCAATGTTGAGCACCTTGATGGTGCCGTCGATGCCGCTATCGCCAGTACGCATCTTGGCGTTGAAAAGGCTTCGTGGTGGTGGCCTGTAGTCAAATTTATCCAGTGGTTCTCATTGCTGGCGGCATTGGCGGGTGCGCTTTGGCTTGCCGCGTATCCCGTTGCAGGGTACTTCCAATTCGACTTGCCCTCGGCCCCACGGGTGGAAGGGGTCGCGGTTCCTACATTGGTCTTGGCAATCGGGTTATTGCTGGGTATCGTCCTAGGCGTAGCGTGCTCATTCGTCAATCGAATAGTGGCTAAAGTTAAACGTAGGAAGGCGTTACGAAATATTGAACGTTCGGTATCAAGCTTGGTTCGCACGGCCATCGTTGAACCTGTAGACGAGTATCTGACTACGTATAACGGCTACGCCTCCCTTATTACCTCAGCAGCAAAGAAAGCCGACTAG
- a CDS encoding branched-chain amino acid aminotransferase yields the protein MEFTENLSTSRKSAQERASVLANPGFGDFFTDHTTVVDWTANKGGQGGEWHDARIEPYGPIAMDPAASVLHYGQEIFEGLKAYRHADGSVWTFRPRANAARLNKSAQRLALPQLDEEVFVESLKKLVATDIDWVPTGDGEALYLRPFMIATEAFLGVRAAREVSYRVIASPAGNYFGGELKPVAIWVSKNYARAGRGGTGSAKCGGNYAASLVAQLEAEENGCKQVLFLDSFNDNAVEELGGMNVFFVTKDNKLVTPALTGTILEGVTRSSVIQLAKDRGIEVEERKITLDEWRDGIASGDITEVFACGTAAVITPIGVLKNGDELIGAENAPAGEVTMSIREELLGIQLGTVEDRHGWLERLA from the coding sequence ATGGAATTCACCGAAAATCTTTCAACGAGTCGCAAGAGCGCCCAAGAGCGTGCCAGCGTTCTGGCTAACCCTGGTTTCGGGGACTTCTTCACTGACCACACCACTGTCGTTGACTGGACCGCCAACAAAGGCGGCCAGGGTGGCGAATGGCATGACGCCCGTATTGAGCCTTATGGGCCAATCGCCATGGATCCAGCTGCTTCGGTGCTGCACTACGGCCAGGAAATTTTTGAAGGCTTGAAGGCATACCGTCACGCTGACGGTTCCGTGTGGACGTTCCGCCCACGCGCCAACGCTGCTCGCTTAAACAAGTCTGCCCAGCGTCTTGCGCTGCCACAGCTGGATGAGGAAGTCTTTGTTGAGTCTCTGAAAAAGCTCGTGGCCACTGACATTGATTGGGTGCCAACCGGAGACGGCGAAGCCCTGTACTTGCGTCCATTCATGATTGCTACCGAAGCCTTCCTCGGTGTGCGAGCCGCTCGCGAAGTTTCCTACCGCGTCATCGCTTCTCCAGCAGGCAACTACTTCGGTGGCGAGCTCAAGCCCGTAGCTATTTGGGTATCGAAGAATTATGCCCGTGCGGGACGTGGTGGCACTGGTTCAGCCAAGTGCGGAGGCAACTATGCCGCATCGTTGGTGGCGCAGCTGGAGGCCGAAGAAAACGGCTGCAAGCAGGTTCTGTTCCTGGATTCCTTCAACGACAACGCAGTTGAAGAACTAGGCGGCATGAATGTTTTCTTTGTCACCAAGGACAACAAGTTGGTTACCCCTGCATTGACTGGCACCATCCTTGAAGGCGTTACCCGTTCATCCGTTATTCAGCTTGCCAAGGACCGTGGCATCGAAGTTGAAGAACGCAAGATCACCCTGGACGAATGGCGTGATGGTATTGCGTCCGGCGATATCACCGAAGTCTTCGCCTGCGGTACCGCGGCAGTGATCACCCCCATCGGTGTTTTGAAGAACGGCGACGAGCTCATTGGTGCCGAAAATGCACCGGCTGGTGAAGTGACCATGTCCATTCGCGAGGAACTGCTGGGCATCCAGCTGGGAACTGTTGAAGATCGACACGGCTGGCTTGAGCGTTTGGCATAG
- a CDS encoding 3-isopropylmalate dehydrogenase, with product MAKEIDIAVIPGDGIGPEVVAEAVKVLKFVTNGGKQDVKLTNYKLGAEHWLETGETLPDETLASIKQHDAILFGAVGAAPGDTRIPSGIIEREMLLKLRFSLDHYVNLRPSKLYPGIESPLANPGTIDFIVVREGTEGPYVGNGGSVRTGTSHEIATEVSVNTAYGVERVVRDAFRRASERERKHVTLVHKHNVLVHAGHLWKRTVEAVAVEFPEVTHDYLHVDAATIFLTTDPSRFDVIVTDNLFGDILTDQAGAITGGIGLAASGNINMDRTYPSMFEPVHGSAPDIAGQQKADPTAAILSVALMLDHLGLSEEARSVEQAVEKEITSRQELTDNRTTSEIGDAIVALLA from the coding sequence ATGGCAAAAGAAATTGATATTGCGGTCATTCCGGGCGACGGTATTGGCCCAGAAGTTGTAGCTGAAGCGGTCAAGGTTCTGAAATTCGTCACCAACGGTGGCAAGCAAGACGTCAAGCTCACTAACTACAAACTGGGTGCAGAACACTGGTTGGAAACCGGCGAGACTCTTCCGGATGAAACCCTTGCCTCGATCAAGCAGCACGATGCGATTCTCTTCGGCGCCGTAGGTGCGGCACCGGGCGACACCCGCATTCCATCGGGGATCATCGAGCGTGAAATGCTCCTGAAGCTCCGTTTCTCGCTGGACCACTATGTGAACCTGCGTCCATCCAAGCTCTACCCAGGTATCGAAAGCCCGCTGGCCAACCCGGGAACAATCGACTTCATCGTGGTGCGCGAAGGTACTGAAGGCCCATATGTAGGCAATGGCGGTTCAGTCCGTACCGGCACCTCGCATGAAATTGCCACCGAGGTATCGGTCAACACGGCCTATGGCGTCGAGCGTGTTGTCCGTGATGCATTCCGTCGCGCCTCAGAGCGTGAACGCAAGCATGTCACGCTGGTGCACAAGCACAATGTCCTGGTGCACGCCGGTCACTTGTGGAAGCGCACGGTAGAGGCAGTAGCAGTGGAATTCCCTGAAGTCACTCACGACTACCTCCATGTCGACGCCGCGACTATTTTCCTGACAACTGATCCATCGCGCTTCGATGTGATCGTCACGGACAATCTCTTCGGAGATATCTTGACCGACCAGGCTGGCGCAATCACCGGCGGCATCGGCTTGGCAGCTAGCGGCAACATCAACATGGATCGCACGTACCCATCGATGTTTGAGCCCGTTCACGGTTCAGCGCCAGACATCGCTGGGCAGCAGAAAGCGGATCCAACTGCCGCTATTCTTTCGGTGGCCTTGATGCTTGATCATCTCGGATTGTCAGAAGAAGCACGCTCGGTTGAGCAAGCTGTTGAAAAAGAGATCACTTCGCGTCAAGAATTGACCGATAATCGCACCACGAGTGAAATCGGCGATGCAATTGTCGCGTTACTGGCATAA